The following is a genomic window from Marinobacter sp. NP-4(2019).
GCGAACAGCCAGGCGTCCGGCATTACGCCGGTGAACACGGTTTTGGCGTAGTTCACCAGGATGGCGCCGATCACTGCGCCGTAGAGGGTGGCGCGGCCTCCCAGGGCGACCCACACCACAATCTCGATGGAGAACAGTGGCGAGAATTCGCTGGGGTTGATGATGCCCACCTGGGGCACGTACAGCGCCCCGGCCACGCCCGCCAGCATGGCGGACACCACGAACACGAACAGCTGCACCCGTTCCACCCGGTAGCCCAGGAAGCGGGTGCGGGCTTCGGCGTCGCGGCAGGCGACGCTGACCCGGCCCAGCTTGCTGGTGACAATGCCGCGGCAGATCACGTAGCCAATGGCCAGGGCGATGCCGGTGGCGATGAACAGCCCCAGCCGTGTGGCGTCGGTGCGCAGGTTGAAGCCGAGGATGTCGCGGAAATCGGTCAGGCCGTTGTTGCCGCCAAAGCCCATTTCGTTGCGGAAGAACGCCAGCATCAGGGCAAAGGTCAGCGCCTGGGTGATGATGGACAGGTACACCCCGGTCACCCGCGAGCGGAACGCCAGGAAGCCAAACACCAGCGCCAGCAGGCCCGGGGCCAGCAGCACCATGATGAAGGCGAACCAGGCCATGTCGAAGCCCTGCCAGTACCAGGGCAGCTCCTGCCAGTTCAGGAACACCATGAAGTCCGGCAGGATCGGGTCGCCGTAGGTGCCGCGATCACCAATCTGGCGCATCAGGTACATGCCCATGGCGTAGCCGCCGAGGGCAAAGAAGGCGCCGTGGCCCAGGCTGAGAATGCCCAGGTAACCCCACACCAGATCCACCGCCACTGCCAGCAACGCGTAGCACAGGTATTTACCCAGCAGGGTGACGGTGTAGGCGCTCACGTGCAGCGCATGGCCTTCCGGCATGATCAGGTGCAGCAGGGTGACTAGCGCCACCGCGGCAAACAGTACCCCGAGGAAAATCTGTGTGGAACGCTCCTGTAATGGCCGGAGCAGCCAGGTTTGTGATGTCGGCATAGCTCAGCCCTCCGCGGCCCGGCCCTTCTGGGGAAAGAGTCCCTTGGGGCGTTTTTGAATGAACAGGATGATCAGCACCAGCACCATGATCTTGGCCAGTACCGAGCCGGCCCAGGGTTCCAGGATCTGGTTGATGGTGCCCAGTGACAGACCCGCCAGCAGGGTGCCCCAGAGGTTACCCACGCCACCGAACACCACCACCATGAAGGAGTCGATGATGTAGTTCTGGCCCAGGTTGGGGCCGACGTTGGTGATCTGTGACAGCGCCACGCCCGCCAGTCCGGCCACGCCGGAACCCAGGCCGAAGGTGAGAATGTCCACGCGGGTGGCGCGAATGCCCATGGACCGGGCCATGGCGCGGTTCTGGGTCACCGCCCGCACTTCCAGGCCGAGGCGGGTCTTGCGCATGATCAGCATCAGCCCGGCAAACACCACCAGGGCGAAGCCGATGACGTACATGCGGTTCAGGGTGAGTGACAGGGCGTCATTGATCACCAGCGAGCCGCTCATCCATTCCGGTGTGGTCACCGAACGGTTGAGGGGGGAAATCACCGTGCGTACCAGTTGCTGCAGGATCAGGCTGACCCCGAAGGTGGCCAGCAGGGTTTCCAGCGGGCGGCCTTTGAGGTGCTGGATCACGCTGCGCTCGATGGCAATGCCCGCCAGCGCCGCCACCAGGAACCCGGCGGGGATGGACAGGATCAGCGCCAGCCCGGGCTGGCCGGGTAACAGTTGCTGCATGCCCCAGGTGGTGTAGGCGCCCAGCATGATCAGTTCGCCATGGGCCATGTTGATCACGCCCATCACGCCAAAGGTGATGGCCAGGCCGATGGCCGCCAGCACCAGTACCGATCCGAGGGACAACCCGAAATACAGGGTTTCAGCGGCGCGGTTCATTTTCAGTTTCTGTTCGATGGAGACCAGCGCTTCCTTGGCGCGGGCCGCCAGGGCGGGATCGTCCCCGGCGGCCGCGTTGTTGAGGGCAGCGCGGGCGTTGCTGTGCAGGCTGCCGGTCAGAACGGTGATGGCCTGGGCCTGAGCTTCGGCATCGCCCTGCTCCAACTGGTAGATGGCAACGGATTCTTCAATGCGATTGCGAACCGGACCCGGCAGGTCCCGTTCCAGTAATTTGGTCAGTGGCTTCACCACACTGGCGTTCACTTTGCCCATCATGGCTTCGGCGGCGGTTTCCTGCACTTCGGGGTCCTCCGAGTACAGGTCCAGCATGGCCAGCACGCCTTCCAGCTTGCCGCGGATGGCGTTGTTGATGTTGACCCGGTCCAGCTCCCGGCGGGAAATCTCGCCCAGGTTTTCACCGGTGAGCGGGTCGGCGATGGTCCAGTTGCGGCCCACGTTGCGGAGCACTTCCACCACCTGCCCGGTTTCCTCGACGCGGCTCAGGCGGTTGTTGCCAAAGGCGTTCAGCCAGTCTCTGGCCCGGGGATCACCGCTGTCTACGATGGCTTCAATGGCGGCGTCCATCTCTCTGGATGAGGCGTCGGCCAGGTTGGTGAGCAGCGCCTGCCCCGGATCGGCTTCGGTCTGGCTGTGAGCCGGCAGGCTCAGCACCAGCAGCAAGACAAGGCCCAAGGGTTTGAAATAGAGGGCTTTGAGACAAAGAGGCGTGAGCCATCGGAAGATGCCCATGTGTCCGTCCTGTTGTTGGAATTAAAAGGTTGGCAATGAATCGTTGGTTCCGGGGTCCGGAACACCCGGGGCGATCACGCCGCCCCGGGGTTCTCTTTACAGGTCTTGCCGCGTGGTTATTCCGCGTCGGCCAGGGCCTGCTCGCCGGCGGAGGCGCCGCAGGTACCGGATTTGACGTTGAAGTTGCCGCACTTCAGCGGGGCGCGCCAATCGGAAATCAGGTCACGGGAACCCGGCAGGAAGTCAGACCAGGCATCGCCGGCCACGGTGGAGGAGGTTTCCCACACCACGGAGAACTGGCCGTTGTCCTGGATCTCACCGATCAGCACTGGCTTGGTGATGTGGTGGTTGGGCATCATGGTGGCGTAGCCGCCGGTGAGGTTCGGCACGCTCACACCGATGATGGCGTCTTTCACTGCGTCCACGTCGGTGGTGCCGGCTTTCTCGACCGCTTCCACGTACATGTTGAAGCCGATGTAGTGGGCTTCCATCGGGTCGTTGGTGACGGCTTTCTCGTCGCCCTTGTACTCAATCCAGGCGTCGATGAAGTCGTAGTTGGCGTCGCTGTCCACGCTCATGAAGTAGTTCCAGGCCGCCAGGTGACCGACCAGAGGGCCGGTGTCGATGCCGGCCAGTTCCTGCTCGCCCACGGAGAAGGCCACCACAGGGATATCGGAGGAGGAAATGCCCTGGTTACCCAGCTCGCGGTAGAACGGTACGTTGGCGTCGCCGTTGATGGTGGAGACCACGGCAGTCTTCTTGCCGGCGCTGCCGAACTTCTTGATGTCGGATACGATGGACTGCCAGTCGGAGTGACCGAAAGGCGTGTAGTTGATCATGATGTCGCCTTCGGCCACACCCATGTCTTTCAGGTAGGTTTCCAGGATCTTGTTGGTGGTGCGCGGATACACGTAATCGGTGCCCGCCAGAACCCAGCGCTCAACGCCCAGTTCGTTCTTCAGGTAATCCACCGCCGGAATGGCCTGCTGGTTGGGGGCGGCGCCGGTATAGAACACATTCTCGGAAGACTCTTCGCCTTCATACTGTACCGGGTAGAACAACAGGCCGTTGAGCTCTTCCACCACCGGCAGAACCGACTTGCGGGAGACCGAGGTCCAGTTGCCGAAGATCACGTCTACTTTCTCTTTTTCCAGCAGCTCACGGGCTTTTTCTGCGAACAGCGGCCAGTTGGAGGCGGGGTCCACCACCACGGCTTCCAGCTGACGGCCGTTGATGCCGCCTTTTTCGTTCTGCTGTTCGATCAGCATTTCCATGGTGTCTTTCAGGGCGGTTTCACTGATCGCCATGGTGCCGGACAGGGAATGCAGGATACCGACCTTGATGGGATCTTCCGCCGCCAGGGCGTGGAAGGATACCGACAGCGCCAGTGCAGAGAGGCCCAGCTTCACGTGTTTTTTGATGCTCATGTTGTGAGTCCTTTTATCTTCGTTGGGTTTTGCCTGTTGGAGAGTGTCGTTACGTCGTAAACGCACTTCGCTCTTTCCCTATGTGCATCTGCTGTTCCACATTACCTGCATATTCAGTTAAAACAGCCAGTTATCTAGTATACAAGCCATCCACCCTATCTCTGACCATGGCCAACCCGCCCTCAAACCCCTGTTTTACGGTTCAGTTTTGGTGCGATCGCACCGCCTTTGGGCATTCCCTTTCGCACCGAGTTTGCGCACAAAAATATTAACCAGCTGTTTTATAAATACTTTCAAGAAAATTCGCCAAATGGCACGGGCATTGCCAATCAGGATGTATACAAGATGACAACCTGCACGAGGACAACCAATGCCTTCAACACGTGGATGGACACTTCAGGACTGGCGCGCCGCCTATGATCAGGGCCAGTCGCCGGAGACACTGCTGGGCGATTTGCTCGCCAGCCTGGATACTTCCGACAAAAAGGACGTTGCCTGGATCTCGCTGATCGATCAGGCCGGTTTAAAGAAAGCCCTGGCCGAGCTGGACCAGCGTCGGGAACAGGCCGGCGGCGATCGGGCAGCGCTGCCTTTATACGGTGTGCCATTCGCGGTGAAGGACAACATTGATGCCGTGGGCTTTGAGACCACCGCCGCCTGCCCCGCCTACGCCTATGCACCAGAGCAGGACGCCGCCACCGTCGCCCGCCTGAAAGCCGCTGGCGCGGTGCTGATTGGCAAAACCAACCTGGATCAGTTCGCCACCGGGCTGGTGGGTACCCGCTCGCCTTATGGTGCGGTGCCCAATACCTTCAAGCCGGAGGTCGTCAGTGGTGGTTCCAGTTCCGGCTCCGCGTCTGTGGTCGCCCGCGGGCTGGTGCCTTTTGCCCTGGGTACCGACACCGCCGGCTCCGGCCGGGTGCCGGCAGGGCTGAATAATCTGGTGGGGCTGAAACCCACCAAGGGCCTGTTCAGCATTGAAGGCGTGGTGCCGGCGTGCAGATCCCTGGATTGCGTGTCCATTTTTGCGCTGACGGTGGGCGATGCCGGTGCGCTGCAGGAGGTCATGGCCGGTTATCAGCCCAGCGATGCATTTTCCCGCAAGGCGCCGGCTAACCTGCCCAGCGATGGCCCCGCCATTCGCCGTGGCGGCCCCATCAAGCGCCTGGCGATTCCGGAGCATCCGCAGTGGTTTGGTGACCAGCAGGCGGAAGCGGCCTGGAACACCGCCGTCAGCAACTGGCGTCAGCAGGATGTGGAACTGGTGCCGATGGATTTTGCGCCCATGCTGGAGCTGGCCGCGCTGTTGTACGAAGGCCCC
Proteins encoded in this region:
- the urtC gene encoding urea ABC transporter permease subunit UrtC, which encodes MPTSQTWLLRPLQERSTQIFLGVLFAAVALVTLLHLIMPEGHALHVSAYTVTLLGKYLCYALLAVAVDLVWGYLGILSLGHGAFFALGGYAMGMYLMRQIGDRGTYGDPILPDFMVFLNWQELPWYWQGFDMAWFAFIMVLLAPGLLALVFGFLAFRSRVTGVYLSIITQALTFALMLAFFRNEMGFGGNNGLTDFRDILGFNLRTDATRLGLFIATGIALAIGYVICRGIVTSKLGRVSVACRDAEARTRFLGYRVERVQLFVFVVSAMLAGVAGALYVPQVGIINPSEFSPLFSIEIVVWVALGGRATLYGAVIGAILVNYAKTVFTGVMPDAWLFALGGLFVLVTVFLPKGIAGLLQKRQKPEDDSTTPQTQEASA
- the urtB gene encoding urea ABC transporter permease subunit UrtB, whose product is MGIFRWLTPLCLKALYFKPLGLVLLLVLSLPAHSQTEADPGQALLTNLADASSREMDAAIEAIVDSGDPRARDWLNAFGNNRLSRVEETGQVVEVLRNVGRNWTIADPLTGENLGEISRRELDRVNINNAIRGKLEGVLAMLDLYSEDPEVQETAAEAMMGKVNASVVKPLTKLLERDLPGPVRNRIEESVAIYQLEQGDAEAQAQAITVLTGSLHSNARAALNNAAAGDDPALAARAKEALVSIEQKLKMNRAAETLYFGLSLGSVLVLAAIGLAITFGVMGVINMAHGELIMLGAYTTWGMQQLLPGQPGLALILSIPAGFLVAALAGIAIERSVIQHLKGRPLETLLATFGVSLILQQLVRTVISPLNRSVTTPEWMSGSLVINDALSLTLNRMYVIGFALVVFAGLMLIMRKTRLGLEVRAVTQNRAMARSMGIRATRVDILTFGLGSGVAGLAGVALSQITNVGPNLGQNYIIDSFMVVVFGGVGNLWGTLLAGLSLGTINQILEPWAGSVLAKIMVLVLIILFIQKRPKGLFPQKGRAAEG
- the urtA gene encoding urea ABC transporter substrate-binding protein, whose protein sequence is MSIKKHVKLGLSALALSVSFHALAAEDPIKVGILHSLSGTMAISETALKDTMEMLIEQQNEKGGINGRQLEAVVVDPASNWPLFAEKARELLEKEKVDVIFGNWTSVSRKSVLPVVEELNGLLFYPVQYEGEESSENVFYTGAAPNQQAIPAVDYLKNELGVERWVLAGTDYVYPRTTNKILETYLKDMGVAEGDIMINYTPFGHSDWQSIVSDIKKFGSAGKKTAVVSTINGDANVPFYRELGNQGISSSDIPVVAFSVGEQELAGIDTGPLVGHLAAWNYFMSVDSDANYDFIDAWIEYKGDEKAVTNDPMEAHYIGFNMYVEAVEKAGTTDVDAVKDAIIGVSVPNLTGGYATMMPNHHITKPVLIGEIQDNGQFSVVWETSSTVAGDAWSDFLPGSRDLISDWRAPLKCGNFNVKSGTCGASAGEQALADAE
- the atzF gene encoding allophanate hydrolase, which encodes MPSTRGWTLQDWRAAYDQGQSPETLLGDLLASLDTSDKKDVAWISLIDQAGLKKALAELDQRREQAGGDRAALPLYGVPFAVKDNIDAVGFETTAACPAYAYAPEQDAATVARLKAAGAVLIGKTNLDQFATGLVGTRSPYGAVPNTFKPEVVSGGSSSGSASVVARGLVPFALGTDTAGSGRVPAGLNNLVGLKPTKGLFSIEGVVPACRSLDCVSIFALTVGDAGALQEVMAGYQPSDAFSRKAPANLPSDGPAIRRGGPIKRLAIPEHPQWFGDQQAEAAWNTAVSNWRQQDVELVPMDFAPMLELAALLYEGPWVAERHAAVEAFLADHGAEMNPVVKGIIEKAGHFSATDTFKAQYRKEELVRAIDEQLQAIDALLVPTAPTAPTIEAMNANPVTLNSQLGTYTNFVNLADFCALAVPAGFRDDGLPFGVTLISGAWKDAELQKLACQWLNAHPTPLGATDRARPLEEPAAAVIADAITVAVVGAHLTGMPLNTQLTERNAVLLEQTTTSANYRLYALPNTTPPKPGLKRVGPEDGCEMIVEVWQMASSEFGSFVDLIPAPLGIGNVELADGRWVNGFICEGYGLEGARDVTEFGGWRAYISALKSAKA